The genome window GGCACGAAGACACGAAAATTTGTGTCTCTGTATCTCCGTGGTGAGGTGAACGGTTACTATTTCAGGTAACTACTCAGGAAGATAAACTGAAGGCGATAGAAGGGGGGAAATTGTTTCCGGGGGGGGGATATGTTGAAAAAAATAAACACTGCTTAAAAAAATAGACACGTCCGTATGAGATCAGTGAGGGCAGATAGTTGCACTTATTTTACCCTCAAAAAATCAATTAAATGTTGTTTTTTTTGAACACGAGAGGGAAGGGGAAAATGAGGAAAAGAAGGGATAATTTAAAAATTTATCATCCGTAAGTTTTTGTAAATCAAGATATTGCAGTAGAGGGGTTAAGTTTTTGACCGGATTCTAATTAGTTGGCATAAAATTTGCTATACTAAAAAGAAAAGGGGTTAGTGTCTCCTTAACCCAAGAAGGTATCTCACGATCACTGGCACCTAAGACTAATACAAACTACAGCTATCATCCTACCAGCGATTCCTGAAACGAAAACACCAGTCATCTCGGAAAGTAACCGTTCAGCACATGAGGCTGGATGCTCGATCCTCGATGCTGGTAAAGAATCCAGTATCCAGAATCGAGCATCGAGTTTGTGCCTTAGTGGCTGAACGCCTACAATTTATTTATATGAAAGAGGCATTAAGATATCTGGATAATGCAAAGGAAATATTAAAGTCTATCCCAAGAGAGAACAATACATATACAGACATCAAACCGGTTAGAGAGGTCTTTGGTGTTGCCTATCTTGCTATTCTTGAGGCAATAAACTGGTATCTTATAGAAAAGAAGGGCTTTACAAAAAAGGAACTACCAAGATCAATAGATGCTTATAGGGATGCATTAAAGAAGCATCTATCAGTCCATGATGGGAAGTTAATGATAGAATTTGAGAAGCTCTATGATGGCCTACATATAGCAGGTTATTATAGGGGGCTTATTTATGATACCCAGGCAGTTAAGGATTATCTGAAGGCAACAAAAGCCTTTATTGAGAAGATAGGAGGAGGTATTTTTTAAACCAATTGCTTTTTAGAATATAACTCTTAGAAGAAAGGAGGGGCTCTATCAAAATGAAAACAAGAAGGGAACCGTATTACGGTCGGGCGCCTTAGGGGTAAGGTGGGGTAGTGACCCATTTCTGGAAGTGCGGAATGCAAGTTGGAAAGGGGGTAAGAGAGAACCCCTTAACCTTAAAAAAAGAAGGAGGTTGTAATGACCGATAAGCCAAAAAATTTTTTGATTTCAGCCGTAGCGTTAGCCTCAGTGCTGATATTAGTAGGCGTAGGTTTGGCCCAGGCGGATGTAAGTAATAAGATCATCTGGCAGCAAGATCAGAATCTGGTTCCTGATACTAACTGGGACCTCTATGCCATGACCAACAATGAGAGCGACTCAACCCAAAAGACCGACTCGGCTAATACCAATGAAATCCATCCTTCAGCGGCCTATGATGGGTCAAAGGTCGTTTATGCTAAGTGGGATGGGACAGAGTACGATATTTACTATAAGACGAACGGCGGGGCAGAGACTAAGATAATTGACAACGGTCAATACCCGGCCCTGGGACCCTGTGATCAGGTGGCTTTTTGTCGCAACTTGATGATCTATACCTGTGATCTATCTGGAGGTAACCTATCAGGTGCGAAGGGTGTCGCGGCTGGAAATAATCAATGGCCTTCCATCTCTCCGGACGGCACCTATATCATCTTTGGGACCGATGAAACCAATGACAATCTCAACTGGGAGATTTATTCCATGAACTTCGATGGGACTGGCCTGACCAACCTGACGGTCAACGCGGCTAACGACATCGATCCAGCCTATAGTTTTGACGGCGCCCAGATTGTCTTTGCTTCCAACCGACTTGGTAACTATGATATCCACACGATGCCTGCCGGTGGGAGCCCCACCCCCACTCAGGTCACTACCAACACTGCGGTGGACCAGTATCCTTTTTATTCGCCTGATGGGAGCAAGATAGTTTTCACCTCTTACCGTGATGATAACAAGGGTGAAATCTACACCGTTCCCAGCGGTGGCGGCGCTGTAACGAGATTAACCACCAATAGTTACCATGATCGGTATCCCACCTGGGGAGGCACGGCCAGTGCGCCTGCTGCGCCCACTAATCTTGGCTTAAGTGATGTCACCGACAACTCCATTAAACTCACCTGGACCGACAACTCCTGTAATGAGGATGGCTTTAAGGTGAAGAGGAGCACGGATAATGTAACCTTTAGCGATGTCCTGGATACCCCGGCTTTATCCGGAAAGAACAACGTAATAGACTGGACGGATACGGGCGTGCTTAAGTGCACCCACTATTACTATTATGTCCAGGCTTGGAATGGGCAAGGCACGGCCAATTCCTCTACGGTGGATACCTCTACGCTCGACACCGTCCCGGCCGCACCCACCGGTCTTACAGGCACTACCTCGTGTTGGACCTGTTCGGATACCACCATTAGCCTTAGTTGGACCGACAATGCCCCCACCGGTGGTTGTAATGATGAGGACAGCTTCTCGATTTGGGCCGCCATAAGTGGTAACCCCCTCACCATAATGGATACGGCTCCCCAACACGTAGGGACGGGAGCGGTTACTGATCAGTGTTTTGAGGGGTTAACTTTGGACACCTGGTATGACATCAGGGTGAGCGCTGATAATCAATATGGTTTCTCAGATCTGTCGGATACGATTACGATTCCGACCAAGCCGGCACCACCGTCTGGCTTTATGGCAAATGCCCCGGCGGCTGATAGTAATGGTTGGCGCCAGATCGATCTCAGTTGGTCTGACGTCTCGACGATCAACGATGGTTACTACATTCAGAGGTATATTGTCCAGGGGACGGCAGCTAATGACCCGGTGGAGACGTGTCCGTGTAGTACTTGCGATACGGCTACTCACTACGTCCCGGATGGCTCGGCCATCAAGCTGGTGGGTACGGCTGTTGACAGCTATCCTGATAGTATAGGTCTTTTGCCCAAGACCTGTTACTATTACCAGATAAGGGCTTATGTTGAGTATTACAACGGATCAGATACGACGGAAGCCACCTGCCATTGGGAGGATTCTAATTGCACCAACACCACGGATACGAATCCACTACCACCGTCTGGGCTTTCACTCTCAGAGGTGGATACGGATTCCATCAAGATCAGTTGGACGGACAATTCCGGAACCTACTACTACCAGCAGGAGGACAGCTTCACGGTTTACAGGACGGTTAATAACACCGGCGCCATTGAGGTGGCCGCTCAGGCCGGGAGTGGATCAACCGTAAGCACGACTGATACAGGTTTAACACCGGGAACCCAATACTGCTATACCGTGAGCGCCTGGAATAGTATCAGCGAGGATACAGCTACGGCCACAGTCTGTGCTACTACCTGCGAGACTGACCCGAATAAACCCACCGGCCTCAGCAAGAACGTTATCTCATCCAGCCAGATCGATCTGAGCTGGACCGACAACGCCGATAATGCGGACACGGATGAAATCTGGGCCAGCCAGGATGGAGGCGCATGGGCCAAACTGGGTGATACCACTTCTCTGGTTGCTGCCCTGCCCGCCACTAACACTTACTCGGCGACAGGCCTGGTTGGAGGCAGTAACTACTGCTTTAAGATAACGGCAGTGGCCGACAATACAGGAGGGTGTAGTCCCACGCAACTTACTTCTGACTCGGATTCAGCATGTGCCAGCACCAACGTCTCCAATATTTGGGTTGACGGTCCGAGCAATAATGGCGCTTCTGAGTGCGGACACGATACTGATGGTATACAGGTACCCAGCCAGTTTAGTACTAGGGTGAAGCTGGATTACGTGAAGGATCTGAATACCATCCAGTTCGATGTCACCTATGACAACAGCGTGGTGGAAACCGTATCGGTAAGCCTGGGTAGTAAGTTCAGCGGAGCCTCCATGGTATATAACGATGTTCCGGGGACAGTGAGCGTTAATATCCATATACCGGGTGGTCCCCCACTTCCGAAGGTTGATTGCCCCACGGGATGTGATGTCATCACCTTAGTGCTTAAGACGGTGGCTGGCCTCGCGCCTGACACCTGGACCTTGCTGGATGTAATAAACACCCAGATGTCCGATAATACGGCCCACCCGATCACGGTGGTGAGCGAATGCGGTGACACGCTATATGTGCCGGTGGGGGCTGGTCCCCTACTGGGTGATGCCAACTGTGATGGTGATACCGACGTCACGGATGTAACCTATATGGAATACGCCCTCGTGGGTGACCCTGCCTATCCGGTCTGCAACGTCTTTAACCTGGATACTACAGGGAATGGTGAGTTTAATGAGAATGACATCACCTGTCTGCAGAGGCTGCTGATTGGACTGGATTGCAGCGGCCTGCTGGCTCCGACCCAGTTCCCCGAGGCAGCTACGGGAACGGTCAGAGAGGTGGCCTTTATGGTTGAAGGCATAGCCGACTTAGACGTGGCCTACCTGGATGTAAGCTATGGTAAAGGTATCCAGATCACGGGTATCACGGCTGGAGACCTGACCAAAGGCGCCACGCCGATCTTCAACCTCGAGGACGGCCGGGTACGGATGATCCTGAAT of bacterium contains these proteins:
- a CDS encoding DUF5618 family protein, which codes for MRLDARSSMLVKNPVSRIEHRVCALVAERLQFIYMKEALRYLDNAKEILKSIPRENNTYTDIKPVREVFGVAYLAILEAINWYLIEKKGFTKKELPRSIDAYRDALKKHLSVHDGKLMIEFEKLYDGLHIAGYYRGLIYDTQAVKDYLKATKAFIEKIGGGIF
- a CDS encoding fibronectin type III domain-containing protein; the encoded protein is MTDKPKNFLISAVALASVLILVGVGLAQADVSNKIIWQQDQNLVPDTNWDLYAMTNNESDSTQKTDSANTNEIHPSAAYDGSKVVYAKWDGTEYDIYYKTNGGAETKIIDNGQYPALGPCDQVAFCRNLMIYTCDLSGGNLSGAKGVAAGNNQWPSISPDGTYIIFGTDETNDNLNWEIYSMNFDGTGLTNLTVNAANDIDPAYSFDGAQIVFASNRLGNYDIHTMPAGGSPTPTQVTTNTAVDQYPFYSPDGSKIVFTSYRDDNKGEIYTVPSGGGAVTRLTTNSYHDRYPTWGGTASAPAAPTNLGLSDVTDNSIKLTWTDNSCNEDGFKVKRSTDNVTFSDVLDTPALSGKNNVIDWTDTGVLKCTHYYYYVQAWNGQGTANSSTVDTSTLDTVPAAPTGLTGTTSCWTCSDTTISLSWTDNAPTGGCNDEDSFSIWAAISGNPLTIMDTAPQHVGTGAVTDQCFEGLTLDTWYDIRVSADNQYGFSDLSDTITIPTKPAPPSGFMANAPAADSNGWRQIDLSWSDVSTINDGYYIQRYIVQGTAANDPVETCPCSTCDTATHYVPDGSAIKLVGTAVDSYPDSIGLLPKTCYYYQIRAYVEYYNGSDTTEATCHWEDSNCTNTTDTNPLPPSGLSLSEVDTDSIKISWTDNSGTYYYQQEDSFTVYRTVNNTGAIEVAAQAGSGSTVSTTDTGLTPGTQYCYTVSAWNSISEDTATATVCATTCETDPNKPTGLSKNVISSSQIDLSWTDNADNADTDEIWASQDGGAWAKLGDTTSLVAALPATNTYSATGLVGGSNYCFKITAVADNTGGCSPTQLTSDSDSACASTNVSNIWVDGPSNNGASECGHDTDGIQVPSQFSTRVKLDYVKDLNTIQFDVTYDNSVVETVSVSLGSKFSGASMVYNDVPGTVSVNIHIPGGPPLPKVDCPTGCDVITLVLKTVAGLAPDTWTLLDVINTQMSDNTAHPITVVSECGDTLYVPVGAGPLLGDANCDGDTDVTDVTYMEYALVGDPAYPVCNVFNLDTTGNGEFNENDITCLQRLLIGLDCSGLLAPTQFPEAATGTVREVAFMVEGIADLDVAYLDVSYGKGIQITGITAGDLTKGATPIFNLEDGRVRMILNMAGVSGVSGSGSIFKVSFVGEGEFSIDQVALGSAEADLISADVTALIAGEVIKAIPTRTKLYQNFPNPLNPETLIPFDLATEAQVTINIYNLSGQLIRTLDLGKREAGSYVDKDKAAFWNGRDNAGAEVSSGVYLYQIKAGDFTSTRKMIVLK